A window from Sinanaerobacter sp. ZZT-01 encodes these proteins:
- a CDS encoding DUF4320 family protein has product MLRKVLKSNRGEGYLDVAVGILCLLLVVSFAVSLFPVFTTKQQLDIFATEIVREAEIKGNTSVESRISDMRDQTGLDPNIRWDCDYYSGRKVQLNGDIEVVLTDTVDISFFIFGPFPIELQAKATGKSEVYYK; this is encoded by the coding sequence ATGCTTAGAAAAGTATTGAAATCAAACCGAGGTGAGGGATATCTGGATGTGGCTGTCGGCATTCTCTGCCTGCTACTGGTGGTGTCCTTTGCCGTTTCCCTGTTCCCGGTCTTTACCACAAAGCAGCAGCTTGATATTTTCGCCACGGAGATTGTGCGTGAAGCGGAAATCAAGGGAAACACCAGCGTGGAATCCCGTATTTCCGATATGCGGGATCAGACCGGCCTTGACCCGAACATCCGATGGGATTGTGACTATTACAGCGGACGAAAGGTACAGCTTAACGGAGATATTGAGGTGGTTCTGACCGATACGGTGGACATTAGCTTTTTCATATTTGGTCCGTTCCCCATTGAGCTTCAGGCCAAGGCAACCGGAAAATCCGAAGTCTATTACAAGTAA
- a CDS encoding secretion protein F — translation MHSMILIFFALFLTAGLYLIMAELLSVPTYKATKAILGMGKKTKKQARDSDAFIMELAVKLSKVLLMDEHKKRKLTAILKSAEIPMTAEAYAAQAIVKAGLIFLGVVPCLLFLPILSPVFVIIGIAVYFTESTKAEKLITARRQDIEYELPRFVSTLVQELKASRDVLSILEHYQKNAGKAMKNELAITTSDMRTGNYEGALTRFEARVSSAMLSDIVRGLIGVLRGDDGVVFFQMLSHDLKQLELQRLKRLAMERPPKIRKFSFLLLGCMLLLYMGVMGYQILGAMSGMF, via the coding sequence ATGCACAGTATGATTTTAATTTTCTTCGCCCTGTTTCTGACAGCAGGGCTTTATCTTATTATGGCGGAGCTTCTCAGCGTACCGACCTATAAGGCGACCAAGGCGATTCTCGGCATGGGCAAAAAGACAAAAAAACAGGCACGGGATTCCGACGCCTTTATTATGGAACTGGCGGTAAAACTGTCAAAAGTCCTGCTTATGGACGAACATAAAAAACGCAAGCTGACTGCCATTCTCAAATCCGCTGAGATCCCTATGACTGCCGAGGCATATGCGGCACAGGCAATCGTAAAGGCAGGACTGATTTTTTTAGGTGTTGTTCCATGTCTGCTGTTTCTGCCAATCCTATCGCCAGTGTTCGTGATTATTGGGATTGCCGTGTACTTTACGGAAAGCACCAAGGCGGAAAAGCTCATTACCGCAAGGCGGCAGGACATTGAATACGAGTTGCCCCGCTTTGTGTCTACGCTGGTGCAGGAGCTGAAAGCAAGCCGTGATGTGCTTTCCATTTTGGAGCATTATCAGAAGAACGCAGGAAAAGCCATGAAAAACGAACTTGCCATCACCACCTCGGATATGCGTACCGGCAATTATGAGGGAGCATTGACCCGGTTTGAGGCCAGAGTGTCCAGTGCCATGCTGTCGGACATTGTGCGGGGACTGATTGGCGTTCTCCGTGGTGATGACGGTGTGGTATTCTTTCAAATGCTCTCCCATGATCTCAAGCAACTGGAATTGCAGAGGCTGAAACGGCTGGCTATGGAACGCCCGCCCAAAATCCGAAAGTTTTCTTTCCTGCTCCTTGGCTGTATGCTGCTCCTATATATGGGGGTCATGGGGTATCAAATCCTCGGCGCCATGTCGGGAATGTTTTAG
- a CDS encoding DUF6550 family protein yields the protein MKKSYTAKKKAVITALSLVAICLAGGLFYYTNNMGGQPPETPAESTPPAEVEVFVPEIKPETTPEVKQDGNTSEVTPSETPEQPAPPASNEPQGQVSKPSDGKLKSPSEAVPPSSPPPAESGNGSSPKAEPKQEQPQGGEKRSDGAVYVPGFGWVEYEGENSQGTAPNAGTGEPVGDM from the coding sequence ATGAAAAAGAGTTATACAGCGAAGAAAAAAGCGGTTATTACCGCGTTGTCCCTTGTGGCAATCTGCCTTGCAGGAGGACTTTTCTATTATACCAACAATATGGGCGGTCAACCGCCGGAAACCCCTGCGGAAAGTACGCCCCCTGCCGAGGTTGAGGTTTTTGTGCCGGAAATTAAGCCGGAAACAACGCCAGAGGTCAAACAGGATGGTAACACATCTGAGGTCACGCCGTCAGAAACACCGGAACAGCCTGCGCCGCCTGCCAGCAATGAACCGCAGGGACAGGTAAGCAAGCCGTCTGATGGAAAACTGAAGTCGCCGTCAGAGGCCGTTCCTCCTTCCAGTCCCCCTCCGGCCGAGTCGGGCAACGGTTCTTCTCCCAAGGCTGAACCGAAACAGGAGCAGCCGCAGGGCGGAGAAAAGCGTTCGGATGGTGCAGTTTATGTGCCAGGGTTTGGCTGGGTTGAATACGAGGGTGAAAATTCTCAAGGGACAGCCCCTAATGCCGGAACCGGTGAACCGGTTGGCGATATGTAA